The DNA segment TTCGCCAATCAGCACGGGTGGCAGATCGAGATCGACACCGCCGACGCGCCGGCAGAGCTCTCGCCGGAGGTCGAAGCCGCCTGCTTTCGTGTCGTCCAAGAGGCGCTGACCAACGTGGCAAAACATGCCAAGGCACGACAGGTGACGCTCACCCTAGCGGCGTCGTATGGCGGGCTGGCGGTGACCGTTCGCGACGACGGCTGCGGCTTCGCCGCACCGCCGCGCGGCGGGCTGGGGCTGCAGCTGATGCGCGAGCGGCTGGCAGCGATCGGCGGCCGCGTCAGCGTCACCAGTCAGCCGCAGCAGGGCACGGTCGTTCGGGCGTGGCTGCCGCTGCCGGCGCGCTCCTTGGTGGCCTCCTAATGCCAATCCGCCTCCTCCTCGCAGACGACCATCGGATGTTCCGCCAGGGCTTGCGCGAGTTGTTGGAGCGTCAGCCCGCAATCGAGGTTGTCGGCGAAGCGGCGACCGGTCCTGAGGTGATCGCTGCCGTCGAGACCCTCCGCCCCGATATCGTCCTGCTCGATATTCAGATGCCTGGGCTCAACGGTGTCGAGGTTGCCAAGCGGCTTGCGGCCAGCCACCCCGAGGTGAAGCTGATCATGCTGACGATGTATCGGGAGGACCAGCACCTGATCGAGTCGATCCGGGCCGGAGCGCGGGGCTACCTCCTGAAAGACGCGGACGCCGAGGAGCTGATGACCGTGATCAGCCGCGTGGCGCGCGGCGAGTCGGCGCTCGACCCGTCGCTCGTCGCCGGGGTGTTTGCGGCCGTTCGAGGTGAGATACGGCCGGGCGGCGGGCCGCTCACTGAGCGCGAACTGGAGATTGTCCGTCTTCTCGCCGCCGGGCACGACAATCGCACGATAGCCGCTCGGCTCTACCTTTCGGAAAAGACGGTCGCAAATCGGCTGAGCGAGATCTTTCAGAAGCTCGGCGTCACCAATCGGACGCAGGCAGCCCTTGTCGCCATTCAACGCGGTCTCGTCTCACCAGACGAAGCGAACTGAGCGTCGCGCCTCCTCTCCTTGCGCGGTCTCATCGCCGTGTCCGCTATCATGAGGCGCACTACGTGCAAGGAGTGAGCATGGCAGTCGAGATCCCGGTCAAATGGTGGCGCTATCTCGGAGACCAGAAGATCGCTCGGCTGGCGACGGCCGACAAGCGCGGACGTCCCCATGTCAAGCCGACGTGGTACATTGTCTTCGAGCACAATATCTACATCGGCACCCAGAAAACCCGAAAAAGCTTCCGCAATATTCTCGAAAATAATCACGTCTGCTTCTGTGTCGACTCCGGGACGCGGGAGGACGAGTACAAAGGCATCATCATTTGGGGCTCAATGGAACTGCTGCCCGAAGACGATTTTCATGTCCTCTTCCGGCAGTTTCTTATCCAGCGCTACTACGGCACTGAAGATAACCCGGGATATCAATACGTCCGTTCGCTGCCCGCGCCTCAGCTGATGCGCCTCAAGCCGACCAAGATCTACACCTGGGACTTCTCCAATTTTGCCTAGCGGCGGTGGGCGCAGTTCGTCCTCCACGGCGCCTTCTCGGGGCTGGGCGGAGGCTTAGAGCAAGGTGCTCTGTCGGCGCTGGTAGTCGACAGCGGGCGGCGAGGTCATGCCGCCGACCCGCCGCGCCAGCCCGTGGAGGGCGGCGTTCTCGCTGTCATATTCCCAGCGTCCTTCGGGGGTCTCGGCGATCCACTTGCGCCGCTTCTTATCGAAGTAGACGCGGTTCGGTCGCGATTTTGGCTCGTCGCTCATCGTTCTCCTGCGTGTGGGAATAGCTGCCGGTTCTCGCTCTCCTCGTGGTATCATACTGCGGGCGGGGGAATCCGGTCGACGCGATGGTCAAGCACACGGGGCGCGCGTCGCGATGCCCCGTCTGGGCACACGGTCGCGCAGCAGCGACGGAGGAAACGCAGGAGTGGCCCGAGAGATCGCGGTCTTCTCTGGACGAGCGCATCTCAGCCTTGCTGAAGCCGTTTGTCAGGAACTCCACATCCCCCTCGGCCAACGCCAACTCTTCGATTTCACCAACGGCCAGACGTTCGTCAAGTACGAGCAGATGGTTCGCGACCGGGATGTGTTCATCATCCAGCCCGGCGCGGCGCTGCCGAACGGGTCCGTCAACGACGCGATCATGGAGCTGCTCATCATGATCGAGGCGGCGCGGCGCGCGTCGGCGTGGCGGGTCACGGCGGTCATGCCGTATTTCGCCTACGCCCGGAGCGACAAGAAGGACCAGCCGCGGGTGCCGATCACGGCGCGGCTGATCGCCGACCTGCTGGTCGCGGCGGGCGTCAACCGCGTGCTGACCCTCGACCTCCACGCCGGCCAGATCCAAGGGTTCTTCCCGGCGACGGTGCCGGTCGACGAGGTGACCGCATTTCATCTCCTCTGCGATCACATCTCCAGCCGGCGCTTTCGCAATCTGGTCGTGGTCGCCACCGATCTCGGCTTCGCCAAGCGCGCCAAGAATTTCGCCCAAGTGCTTGGGGCGCCCGTCGCCTTTGTCGCCAAATCGCGTCTTGGGAACACCGACCTGACGGAGGCAGAGCACCTCATCGGCGATGTCGCCGGGCGGGTGGCGCTGCTCGTCGACGACGAGATCGATACCGCAGGCTCGATCACGTCTGCGGCGCGCATCTGCATCGAGCACGGCGCCACAGAAGTGTATGCGGCAGCAACCCACGGGCTTTTCTCGGGGATGGCAATCGAGCGCCTCGCGCAGTCGCCCATCACTGAGCTGATCGTCACCGATAGCTTGCCCCAGCATACCGTTTGCGAGCGGCTGCCGAAGGTGACTGTACTGCCAATTGCGCGTCTCATCGCGGAGGCGATCCACCGCATTCACGAGGGCGAGAGCGTGGGCGCGCTCTACCGTACCCTCTATGGGGACTGGCTGCCGGTTTCTTAGCCGCCTGCAGGGGGGACTGGTAGAATTTGCGTATGCTCAAGTGGCTGAAGAACCTCCTCATTAGTGACTCACCCGAGAAGACGATCAAGCGGCTTACCCCCATTGTTCAGCAGATCAATGAGCTCGAGCCGCAGTTTGTTGGACTGAGCGACGAGGCGCTGCGCCGCAAGACCGAAGAATTTCGGCAGCGGCTCGCCGACGGCGAGGGGTTAGACGACCTGCTGCCCGAGGCATTCGCTGCCGTCCGCGAAGCAGCGCGCCGCTCGATTGGGCTGCGTCACTTCGATGTCCAGCTGCTGGGCGGCATGGTGCTTCACGAAGGCAAGATTGCGGAGATGCGGACGGGCGAAGGGAAGACCCTTGTCGCCACGCTGCCCGCTTACCTGAATGCGCTGACCGGGCGCGGCGTCCATGTGGTCACAGTGAACGACTACCTCGCTAAGCGCGATGTCCAATGGATGGGGCCGGTGTATCATCGGCTGGGCGTCTCGGTGGCGTCGATCCAGCACGAAGCATCGTTCTTGTACAACCCGGAATGGACAGAAGGCGACCCGCGCTTTCTTCATCTCCAACCGATCACGCGCAAAGAAGCCTACGCTGCAGATATTACCTACGGGACGAACAACGAGTTCGGCTTCGACTA comes from the Dehalococcoidia bacterium genome and includes:
- a CDS encoding pyridoxamine 5'-phosphate oxidase family protein, with the protein product MAVEIPVKWWRYLGDQKIARLATADKRGRPHVKPTWYIVFEHNIYIGTQKTRKSFRNILENNHVCFCVDSGTREDEYKGIIIWGSMELLPEDDFHVLFRQFLIQRYYGTEDNPGYQYVRSLPAPQLMRLKPTKIYTWDFSNFA
- a CDS encoding response regulator transcription factor, with the translated sequence MPIRLLLADDHRMFRQGLRELLERQPAIEVVGEAATGPEVIAAVETLRPDIVLLDIQMPGLNGVEVAKRLAASHPEVKLIMLTMYREDQHLIESIRAGARGYLLKDADAEELMTVISRVARGESALDPSLVAGVFAAVRGEIRPGGGPLTERELEIVRLLAAGHDNRTIAARLYLSEKTVANRLSEIFQKLGVTNRTQAALVAIQRGLVSPDEAN
- a CDS encoding ribose-phosphate pyrophosphokinase; translated protein: MPRLGTRSRSSDGGNAGVAREIAVFSGRAHLSLAEAVCQELHIPLGQRQLFDFTNGQTFVKYEQMVRDRDVFIIQPGAALPNGSVNDAIMELLIMIEAARRASAWRVTAVMPYFAYARSDKKDQPRVPITARLIADLLVAAGVNRVLTLDLHAGQIQGFFPATVPVDEVTAFHLLCDHISSRRFRNLVVVATDLGFAKRAKNFAQVLGAPVAFVAKSRLGNTDLTEAEHLIGDVAGRVALLVDDEIDTAGSITSAARICIEHGATEVYAAATHGLFSGMAIERLAQSPITELIVTDSLPQHTVCERLPKVTVLPIARLIAEAIHRIHEGESVGALYRTLYGDWLPVS